The DNA segment TCCAACATCCTCATTAATCcgacaatttgctgtgcaacgGACGATAATTAACAAGACTTGAGTGTATTGGTATCTCTCTCATGTGTCACTGTCAGTAGCTCTGTTGATGTAACACAAGTTCCTGAAAAGGCACTAAGGTATTATTCTGTTATTTCCAAGTTATGATGTTGGTCTGTGTTTCCAGTGGAGATGCCCCGAGGGTTCTACCTGCTAGATGAGCTTGAACAAGGACAGAAGGGCAATGGTGATGGCACAATCAGTTGGGGCTTGGAGGATGAAGATGACAGACTCTTAAGCAGATGGACTGGCACTATCATTGGACCACCCAGGGTATTTAGTTTGTAACATTTGGACTGATGcgctagccttgtggttaaaggctttgcttgtcacaccaaagaaccTGGTCCCTGTTTCTTAAAACTATTGTATCTCTAAGACTATCGTAAGTCGATGTTGAAGTATAGGAGGTATGACAGTCGTGGGACTATGTTAGCTTTGTGAGATGATGTCCtttttcgattccccacataagtacaatgtatgaggtccatctggtgttccctgcagtgatattgctggaatctgctaaaagcagcagaAAGTGAAACTGCCGGATTAATTGATGCATCAGATTTCAATTGTGTGGATCAGTGCACAGTGTCAGtgactgaattgtctggtccagactcaattatttacacactgtcgtgatacagctggaatatcgtGAGAGAGCATGAAACAGTCAAAAAAAAATTGTATCGTTTGCTAAACCTAGATAattttttgtttttagaaattGTTGGCTGTATAACAAGATTTCTATATTAACTTATTGTTTCAATTTCCAAATTCCAAAATGATATGTTGAAGTAGCCTGCATAATCGCTGTATTATCTATTCTTAGCTAGGTATTGAGAAAATTTGAGAACCATTGACCTTGTTTTTGTTGTCTTTTTGCAGTCACCATTTGAGGGAAGAATATACAACCTGCGAATTTACTGTGGAGAAAACTACCCTGATGAATGCCCAACTTTGAGATTTGTTACTAAAGTCAATTTGAACTGTGTAGATTCTAAAGGAGTTGTAAGTATTTCTTGCACAGATATTTCATGTTCTAGGGAATGTGCAATtgtcagtgatcaacaagacAGGGCATATCAGCTAAGATTTGTTGTAGTCTTTGGTGCACTCTGTGGTGTAAAATGCTGTGCCACTTTGTTAGAATACAAAATAGGGGGTGCTGTTTATATAGGGGTGATTGTGTAGACTAATGGTTTAAGCATGGGCTTGTCACAGTGAAGACCTGGGTACACTTGCATAAAGTGATCTTAAccctacaatgattgtaactcccttTCTGTAATGTAGGCTTACGATAGCTGTAGTGACAAGATGACATTGTGCAACTGGGCACACGGTTTGATTGAAGATCAATCTATGATTGATCTATTTACAGAACTAAATTTCGCATATTGTGAACGATAACTCGCACAAGATGCTTCGCTCTCCGTCTGTACGATATGCCATGATAGGACTGAAGTACTGTTCCAAGCGTTGAAAACGCAAGGTCATTTAGAAATTGCTCAGATGCAACACATTATATTACACTTTCTTCTAGAGATTCTAGcacttttgatggtttgagtcCCATTTAGGATTTGGACCCACACCCTCGAGTCCATCCTCCATAATCCATAGGGTATacattctgataaatctccactataccctggatgcatctacggctctacCAGATGagtttattatttcttttgtctggCTTTTTGTCCAATGAGGTGTCTGCGCTGGGAGCGTACCAATCACTACAAACTTTCATATTTTTTGTTATCTAACCAATTGTTATCTAACAAATGATGCAGACGTACACTGAAAGAGGTAGGAGGAgttcatgcatatatattttctaagtttcggacctgtcgtattgatttcccccaaatctgagttgcactgtgaacaaaccttcATAGCTGCGACAGCCATCTTTGTTGatactggcaagctcggttgtagcTGCATTGCAgattggctactgtgaaaaaatgtggagcctgcaaagggaggtaataaaattaccTGAATGCCATAGATGTAtgcagggtatagtggagatttatcgtaaCATATACCCAGGAGCTTATCAAGGATGTCAGTCAGTTACCTAAATTGTGCATTCATACCTTTTGTCCATTAGAGTTGTGTCAATTTACACTCGTCCAAGGGGTGCGCAAAGTCGGTGGTCTAGACTACAAATTGTGAAATTTCTGTTTTTGCAAAAGTCTCTGAGGCTGAGTGGGTTGGACAGCTGACCTTGCTGACCAtgaggtgcctgactctgagggtgtgcgTTGGAGTAGATGCATATTAGTAGGAactttgtgtttattttgaCTACTTTCTTTTCTTCATTTCCAGGTTGATCTAAAAAAGCTTGATGACTGTAAACACAAAGGGCGATTCTGCCTTAAAACAATACTGCTTTCTTTACGGAGACTGATGTCATCTAAGGACAACTGCAAACACACACAGCCCTCGGAAGGATGCACCTACAACTAACCAGAGACAATATGACGGTTCACTTTGCAGTGTTTCTCTTGACATCGCGCAACATCTCAGCATCATCTTTTCCCCCCGAAAGGTTGATGTGGGTCATTTTATGGGTGTAACAATATTGTTTGAGATGCAGTTGTCGGGTTAAGCTGTCGCACGTAAGGATAGATATTTGAGCATGGCACCCTGTACCTGTCACTATTGACATATCACATTGCCAAGATGTAGAGAATTGATTGACGATGGAACACAAAGGAAGAATAACGATTCTTTGTAAAAGATTTTGTGTAGCCATGTTTCCCATGTCATGTGTAAATTTCTGATGAACACTTTGCTTTTGTATTTGTCATTACTTTATTGTTATGTGCTCATAGCTTTTCCTTTCTGAATAATATTGTGAGAGGTGTTATTTTTGGACTTTTAGATTTTTACTGTACATATAGTATATGTCCATCTGTTTCTAAGGATGGCTTCCTTTCAAATCCATGGCCATGTACATTCTATAGTTTCTTTGTTCAAAAACAGAATCTCTTCTGTAAGATAACAACTGGTTAGTCGTACTATGAAAACTGAGCCAATTTACTTTCGTCTATTTGTACAATTTCCTGTATTTATTCAATAGCCACATGGGAGGTATGTGTCCATTTTCGAAGCTAGTTCCTCAGTGTACTAAATAACGGCTTCTCACCTTAATAGTGTTGTACATGTAGAAAGTCATCATAAGACTTCAGATGTCTTACACATGGGCACTACATGTTCAATCCTTGTGTGGTTTTTGTTTGAGTTGGTACTGTTACTCAACTGGGCTCTGTCTTGTGTTATACATCACCTCGGTTCAGAGGGTTTGACACGTGTCAGGTGACAAAGATTGTTTGATTTCTCAAGTTTGATATCGGACCAAAGAAGGTTCTCAGCTTTCAAGGCTCCGTTTTGGTACTAGATATTCCAGATTGTGTGTTTCCTCTGTTAcactttgtttgtattttttctcTTTCACGTGTTCTTTTCAGAATTAATGTCAATGATTGTCACATTTCAGTCTTGATTCTCTTTAAAGAACTATTCAGTATAACCACGGTTGACCAAAGATCCTCCTTTCCCCACGTGTAGAAGGCCAGTGATGCACTCAGGATTCTTTGTACATGTCTTTAGTGTATCTTTTGTTGTGAGTCTTTTCAATCTTTCATCTGTCCTTTAGATGTTTGCTCTATCTCTTGAGTGCATCACtgaaaaatgcaaaatattctTTTGGGCACCACTCCATCACCCACAAAGTCCTTGGGCATTTGTCTTGTTTCTGAACTTTGATATACTTGTCTCTTTTACGAAGCTTGATTGAGATAACTTGCCTAGATAGACACAACAATGCCAAAGAGCTTTAGGATGGGCATTACACCCAGGAAGACAAGTGTCATGGCCTGTTTTGGACTCAGGATAATACAGGTTAAAATTGATTCCTGAAGCCTTAGCTCGGCATGTGATCCGACTCTCCGATGAAGTCAGTTGTGTGTAACGAGGGCCCTTATCCTCTAAATGTTCATAGACCTAAGAATTCTCtgctttgatcgtagccaatgtgttatgaatgggcttaagaagttcaaCAGCTATGGTCATTTTCAGAATAGCTATCCTGAACATGTGGATAAGTGCCCATCTGATCCAAACTTGTTCATAagccaccgccatatagctggaatattgctgagtgtggttttTTACAGAAATTGTGGCACTATCAGTTCAAGGCTATTGGTAATTCAGTTCCACTATTTTGGCTGAGAACAGTAATACTGATGTAAATCATTGTCTCTTTGACAAATATCCTTGGAGTTTGAGGGTGTCACATGTTAAGATCATATTGATAGACATTGTATTTAACTTGTAATGcccatgtaatttgcatgtaacCAATATTTCCACTTAGTGATGCTTCAGCTCTGTGAATAACTTATCTGGAACAAGTGAAATTTCAGTATTGTCAGTAAGCATTAAGAGGTTAGAAAAGTCACCGATTGCTGatcaaaattaattttatttGGATCCATGCAATGCAGAATGGACATTTTCTGaagtttctgaagaaaacaaatggtcacacgattgtcaaatgattattcttaaaacatatttttgtaaattttctTAATTGACAAATTTCAAATCAAGTATTTAAATCAGTGCTATTTTCATGAGCTTACTCGGGAGAAAAAAAACAAGTGACCATAGATCATTGAGCAAAATTCCACTTTCTTTTTAGACATATAATGAAACCCTATTCTTGTAGCTCATTATAAACTTTCCTTGAGGTATACTGTACAGAGAATGTGGACAGGGATGGAGGTGGAATTTTGCTGATAATGCTGTGCTTTTGTAGACAATagatcaggatgatgatgatgatgatgatatgtatgatgaCCTTTGTAAATTTGGACTATTTCAAATACACTTTCCCAAATAAAGCATTTGTTTCAATAAATTGTTTGTGCAGACTGTTATCTTTGCAGAGACAACTTATAAAACATTACAGGAATGATTTGAGTGAAGCATGGATACAGAACTTGTTGAGTTGTGCGGTATGGATTTGGTTTGATTCAACAAAACTCGAATCTTAACACCTTAAGTTTCAATAACCATTGTCACAATTTTGATTTGATACTTGAATGCCTATTTAAAATAATTCCACAGCCAGAGTGTAATTTTGAATCCACCTCGAGCAGTTTTAAGTGCTGAAATAAGGCGAAACATAATAGGTTGATGCCAGTTGCTGTTAGCATACCTTGTCAGGAAAGGTAGTACTGAGAATTCAATGAAATCTAATGTTTTACTTGTATGACGAATCAAATTGGAATTGATCAAACAGAGAGTCCATTATCGAAAATCaaattgaaattgaattgaGGTCCTGGTGAATAGTTGGAGCCCTATTGTGTAAGTGTCAGGGTTAGTATGTTATTTGTATCGCTTCTTTTTCTCTGTGCATGAAAATCTTAAAAATAACGGAGGGGAAGAGGTTTTTGAGAGGCATGTCGAAGTCAGTATTccagtaacagacaaaatgttaCGGATGTCGTCATCCACCTGACAGAgtggcaaggaatagcccactTGTCCCAGGGGAATGTACAGAATATAGGCAAAGATATGTCAAGTCAAACCATCTAAAGACTACAATTAAAATCATGCGAATTTGAAGGAATAGTTCGCTAATGGCAAGTCGCATACAAGTcaaaactcactttcgcttATCTTACTGAATAAACTTGGCAACACCATTCATGCAGAAggactctgaaagaggtaggaggagttcttgaatatattttttaaaaacgtttggacctgacaatttgtcgtatgatttcccccaaatgtCAGCCAGCCTGGGAAGAAGGGTTCAAAGTTTTAACTGCATCATAACTGATGGGCTACTGTCAGAATGCAGAGGCCGTAGATGCATCTAGGGTATAGTGGACCTATACCCTGGAGATAAAGAGGATGCTTCCAAACATTAAACTTATTtgtaaaattaaaatatttctttcaaaccttctgcagactgttcattacatgaagtcaaTTCCTGTGTGAGCTGTTGCTTGaactcaagtgagtgagtgagtttagttttacgtcgcacttggcaatattccagctatatggcgacggtctgtaaataatcgagtctggaccagacaatccagtgatcaacaacatgagcatcgatctgcgcaatggggaaccgatgacatgtgtcaaccaagtcagctagtctgaccacccgatcccgttagtcgcctcttacgacaagcatagtcaccttttatggcattGAACTCAAGAGAACATACACTTTCCACAGAAAAAGCATCTACTGCTCAGAACAGAGATGTGTATTTAAGTCAGGTATAGTGTAACAAGGCtgtttctgtttagtttatcGAAGGCAATTCAAAGAAactggtagccttgtggttaaatcaTTCTCTTATGCTGAAATCctgggttagattccccacatgggtagagtgTGGGTCTGTTATCTTGAACTGCACTATTCCTAAACttgctcactccctcactccaaGAACTAAAGGAACTGGGAATTGTTTGgatgatatttatttacaatagtAAATGAGGATGATACAAAATGACTTGGTCTGTTCTGGGCAACATCATGAGGAGTTCAACTCCATCTTCAGGTTCTGTTATACCCGCTTCTTCTTTGCCTGTATAAATGTGAGAAGATGTTGTTAGACATGAAACATTACCACACATATTAAAGGAAGTTTTATGGTGCCTTCAATGCCATTCCACTTGTGTCATGTCAGTgattcagtttagttttacaccacactcagcagtattccagctgtatggtggtagtctgaaaataatcgaggctgaagcagacaatctagtgatcgacagcacgagcatccatctgcacagctgggaactgatgactGATGACTCCCAAATGCAAAACATTAATATCTGCGCAGCAATATGTACGATACACATTTTTGGCTCCTTTAGTTGACCTGCTTTTACTGGGATGGAAGTGTATTTCTGAATAAAGTTCCCATCAAAAGATAACTTCTGGATTTTCGAATCCGGTGTTTTGTCAAAGCTTGGTGAGCCATTCTGTTGCCATTCTTAAGTAATCAGAATATATCGGTAGGACTTGGGTATGCATGTTGACGATAAACATTAGTGGAAGAACAGACAAGGACATTCTGATTGATGGGTGATAATAAAAGCTGAACTACACAgtggaatgaaaatattttttgacgAATATAACTCAACTGGCAGACATTCAGCTCTGTGGGCGTATAATCATATTTAATAGTAAAAAAATCGTACAAAATACGCCAGGTAGGCATGTCTGTGTCAGTTGTTGGAGGAAACCAGCAAGCCACATGCAGTGTGCAAAACAGCAATGCCTCAAAGTTGCTAGCCCACAATataattcactagcccaaaATTTGAACGTAGCAAGTAAacaaagattacaaaaatagataaaatattGTCGGCATGATAAGGGATCCATCATCAAGCTGCAGAtaagatgaacatttttatcaggtcGTATTATATGATTTACAATTGTATTTTAACTTAAGTCAGAAAGTGACCCCTCTAAAATTCACTAGCCTGTCGGTGACTGTAGATGTACTGgccttgctggaatattactagcCATGGGCCTGTGGGCCAATGGCAGTTTCATTCATTGGCGACATGTAAGAAATTACCCATTTCGAAGAAACCAGTAGGTGGCCGTGGTACTGACAAACCATATTCAGAGTGAATCCATgaattgaaatacaaatgagCCATCGATGCCCCTTGAGGGTGTTATATTTGAGGGGCGTGAAAAACCttcacttaggagataaacatcatgtgttggccaatttctaggtgttactgagtatttgaagcccaGGAATACCTTTGGAACCGACGGCATAAATTGATGACAAAAAGTCtctattttgccaattgcatattctttttttaaatgttaaatgccctaaaaacatTTGTCATTGCGTTGAACGTATGCTacctgcagaaagtaaacttccacacgggatcacatgacttagatcatgtggcaggctaATTTTAACTTCCATCATGACAGAAAGTaggggtcgatttataagtggtatatacagtacaattacagtgtagtttaccaTAATCCTACTTAGCATGTGTTTtcattactgatgagatgtCCTCACACctgccaaatcctaatgaaacCGAGTGACACGCTTCCCTTGTGTTTTGATGTCTATTTAATCAAATGCCTTCtgatagattaagaatgaaatcaatTAGTTGTGCGGTAAACGGTattgaaatgacaaatgcaTATGCACcttgcacagatctctccgtctggataactggatcatttttcaatggaattcTATGGGAATTGTTTGAAAATTCTCCGTCTGGGCCCGGAAGCATGGAGTGCGGTAaacgagtacaattaatgaacgtaggtttcatttcacataaaaatcgtccggaaggcaAGGTTTCCAGATATTTGGGGTCCAAGTAAACTGGGTTCAACTGTATTTACTGTTTGACAACATTAAGTTGACAAAACTGACtttgtttcaacaaaatgtACTTACTGACAAATTTAGACCTGAACTGCTTCCAAAATCTTTGAAAGAATCTGATTTTGTTTTCCTGAAATCACAAGcataaaagaaataataaaaaaaatacataacatttttaaaacacaaaattCCTATGCTGGAAAACAAACTGtaacaaacaatgaaacaataattGACTCCCTCATTATGACCTTGATGTTTGAAACAATCACAAGAGTGTAAGAGACTTTCAGAGACAACTGCGTGGATTTTACCTACTATATTTAAGATCTGTAAACCCAGTGGGTTCAAATATGTCTGATATTCAGCTACTTATGAATCTGCACCAAAATCGCTGGGGAAATCCTCGCTTGCCTTGCTACAGTGCATATGAGCactgacatttgaaaatgtatgacTTCTGAAAACATGTAATCCAATGATACCATTTCTCTTCCATCCTGTAAGACTTAAAGTATCTGACGGAGACGTTGTACTCTCACGAGTCTGTTGCAGAGCTACTTACTGGTCGTCCTTTGATGCATCTTGTGTGGTTTTCCTTTTGAGTCGATGATGAGGGAAGGAGGGCATGAACTCAGGGTCACACGCTTCAAGCacacaatgaaaatatcaaataacatcacgTATATCTAGACAGGCCATTAGGTGTACTTTTGTAGGTCAAGAAACAAGTAATTACTCTTTACTTCGACTGCaacatatatgtttttgaataatgggtaacaaatttaaataatgcgaaacaaataaaataacttAGCAGTTTATGAATTATCTATAATATTCTGTGAAACAATCCAAATAAATATTTCGACATGTATTCACCATGTTAATAGTGATAGTTCATTAATGAAGAAGACTATTGTTTACTATGGTGCCTGGTTTCAATATATTTGATGTTGCACATCTCACTAACACCCAGGCATCCGTCAACAAACTTGACTGCAAATCTGCGTGTGTCCGAACACATCAGCAAGAACCAGGACTGTAACCATCATATGGGAAGCCACCAAGGCTCTATCTGTCAACAACAGCAACTGGCGGCAAAGGAAATTGCAAGAGGCCATAGACATCAGAAGAAGCCGACCAGctatcaaccgtgaccaaggaacACATCTCCCTAGCGCTTGGGACTTATTAATACTGGGATAATTCATCATCCTTGCTGCCCACTTCATCCTTGTACCTACTGCCAATAAGGCCCACTCCCACTTGTCTCTTACTACTTGTTACATGCCACCACTGTTACCACATCAGCCACGCCTGGATTAACACTTCCTGGCTTCCCTCTGTCCATTATATCCAGTCACTTCTGGcttcctattgtttatcttaTCAATCATGCCTGGATTAACAACCCCCTGGCTTCCACTCCTGTCCATCCACCAATTAACTACTGGCTTTCTTTGTTatactgttgttgtttctacatgtacataaatagctGGCTGTACTTGattgtttcattcacctgatgaaaaagtaagaatatacttcgaaACGGCGTGATTCTTCACTATAAAGAAGTTTTCATCCATAAAAAACTCTtgcctttatgtgtatcacttctacatgcccttcaaagactctcAACATCCAGATTCGACAAAAAATACCTTCCATAAAGGTCTTGAATATCTAATTCTAGTGATCATGAATAATTAATTGTATTCATGAAAGTTTATGGTTCAAATTACAATACAGGCTAGACTCATGACAGCCCTACTGTTTACAAACTGAAAAAGATGATTTGGGAGGATAAAGATACTTTTTTCCTGGCGTCTTAAACCTTCAGATATATCAACACTCACCAACAAAAACAATCCCATAGTTGACATGTT comes from the Haliotis asinina isolate JCU_RB_2024 chromosome 12, JCU_Hal_asi_v2, whole genome shotgun sequence genome and includes:
- the LOC137257365 gene encoding ubiquitin-conjugating enzyme E2 variant 2-like, with protein sequence MAGFHQTQNSVEMPRGFYLLDELEQGQKGNGDGTISWGLEDEDDRLLSRWTGTIIGPPRSPFEGRIYNLRIYCGENYPDECPTLRFVTKVNLNCVDSKGVVDLKKLDDCKHKGRFCLKTILLSLRRLMSSKDNCKHTQPSEGCTYN